In a genomic window of Terriglobia bacterium:
- a CDS encoding GAF domain-containing protein translates to MSSSSIDEVVEVAMPSLLRSLNVDYVKVLQLLDEESGMKLQWGLGWDAGYVGEAVVAPCARFQAGFTLTQSSPIVVRDFRRETRFAAPPLLARHDINSGMSVTISGRCRQFGVLGVHCRKERRFTPSEMLFLDCMANVLSAAINERATIASPLDCEPSTRVIAEPANGNRGNRVLKGWKEIAAHLGSGVRTAQRWEQLFSLPVHRPAARMKAAVIASSSELDAWVESSQTRRAGSLS, encoded by the coding sequence ATGAGCTCGTCATCCATCGACGAAGTAGTCGAAGTAGCGATGCCGTCTCTATTGCGCAGCCTCAATGTGGATTACGTTAAGGTGTTGCAATTGCTCGACGAGGAATCCGGCATGAAGCTGCAATGGGGCCTGGGATGGGATGCTGGATATGTTGGCGAGGCAGTCGTTGCCCCTTGTGCCAGATTTCAAGCCGGTTTTACCCTCACCCAATCGTCTCCCATCGTTGTGCGAGACTTCCGCCGGGAAACGCGATTTGCTGCTCCACCGCTTCTCGCCAGGCATGATATCAACAGTGGCATGAGCGTCACGATATCTGGCCGCTGCAGGCAATTTGGTGTTCTCGGTGTGCACTGCCGGAAAGAGCGTCGCTTCACGCCCTCGGAGATGCTCTTCCTGGACTGTATGGCGAATGTCCTTTCCGCTGCGATCAATGAACGCGCGACGATCGCGTCGCCCCTCGATTGTGAACCATCTACTCGCGTAATTGCAGAGCCCGCGAATGGCAATCGCGGCAACCGAGTCTTGAAGGGGTGGAAAGAAATCGCGGCGCATCTAGGCTCCGGCGTTCGCACCGCCCAACGCTGGGAGCAGTTGTTCTCATTGCCGGTGCATCGTCCCGCAGCCAGAATGAAGGCTGCTGTGATCGCTTCAAGTTCAGAATTAGACGCCTGGGTTGAAAGTTCTCAAACCCGCCGCGCAGGATCTCTGTCGTAG
- a CDS encoding tetratricopeptide repeat protein: MKFWYLVVLTLAVGAGSLLAQSTTAFGNPTNSLQLQIRLTNAGDLVNLAKVELFKGDMPMPTAYANSRGEVDWINLPNGSYSVRVMLPGYLPGEASIELMGGGARQIFVMLEPDPNAVRDTTVIPDDPLVSVRYLAAPEKARKELERARQARRRGDCKSAIKYGKKAIEIAPTFAVAHVETGMCELTQGKLKDAEESFNAAIKADPEFLYGYIGLSNVEVKKQQWNEAAKILGLANKAQPNRAEPFYELARIQLQTGHLDKAELAAKTALTKDYTRIPDLPFLLARVYVMEGKNEEAVKCLRQIVDLNPGSAIGDRAQKSIEMLRNSEVKTNKP; the protein is encoded by the coding sequence ATGAAATTCTGGTACCTTGTCGTACTCACTCTCGCAGTTGGCGCGGGTTCACTCCTTGCGCAGTCGACAACAGCGTTCGGCAATCCCACTAACAGCCTGCAACTTCAGATCAGACTTACCAATGCTGGGGACCTGGTAAACCTGGCCAAGGTTGAACTGTTCAAGGGAGATATGCCGATGCCGACTGCCTATGCCAATTCACGGGGCGAGGTAGACTGGATCAACCTGCCAAATGGTAGCTACAGTGTTCGCGTAATGCTTCCCGGGTATCTTCCAGGCGAGGCGTCGATCGAACTAATGGGTGGTGGAGCACGACAGATATTTGTAATGCTCGAACCTGATCCCAATGCTGTACGTGATACCACCGTTATTCCCGATGATCCACTCGTTTCCGTGCGATATCTTGCTGCCCCCGAGAAGGCACGGAAGGAGCTCGAACGCGCGCGACAAGCTCGCCGGCGGGGGGATTGCAAGTCCGCTATCAAGTACGGGAAGAAAGCCATCGAGATTGCCCCTACCTTTGCTGTGGCCCATGTTGAGACAGGAATGTGCGAATTGACACAGGGCAAACTCAAGGATGCAGAAGAATCCTTCAATGCCGCCATCAAGGCCGACCCTGAATTTCTGTACGGATACATCGGCTTGTCAAACGTTGAAGTGAAGAAACAGCAATGGAACGAAGCTGCCAAGATATTGGGCTTGGCTAATAAAGCACAGCCCAATCGAGCAGAACCATTTTATGAATTAGCGCGAATACAACTGCAGACCGGCCATCTTGACAAAGCCGAACTCGCGGCAAAAACGGCACTCACGAAGGATTACACCCGCATTCCGGATCTTCCATTTCTTCTTGCACGAGTCTATGTGATGGAGGGGAAGAACGAGGAAGCCGTGAAGTGCCTTCGACAGATCGTAGATCTAAATCCAGGCTCTGCCATAGGGGACCGTGCTCAAAAGTCAATTGAGATGCTTCGCAATTCCGAGGTGAAAACAAATAAGCCCTAG
- a CDS encoding carboxypeptidase regulatory-like domain-containing protein: MRLSKGYAVVLALLALCLVAVPLAAQQLTGDLVVKAVDPSKAVIPDAKVTVSSPSLIRPIEGTTDSAGLFFARNLPSGTYRVIVEKSGFKHALQENVRVEVGKSYSIDMPMEVGAISETIEVSANAVQIDTVKSESAQVYQGESLTLLPGARSADDFVRLAPSVNQETFAGGISVDGASGSENQFYVDGVTTSNIFNGLNNQTVRTEVVQEMQVKTGGYEAEFGGAMGGVVSVVTKSGSNDFHGMGYYYYTGSGLSGCFLNFSGDSTGGGYNCHRVYVDPVDSTKVADRTFGSDHFTSNEIGFNVGGPIWKDKAWFFVNANPTFNNISRKTMLDDGVQQEFQQKRTRRAGLAKIDLQPFQKLRLFLNYSQDTFRYVGGLPSYITYVDPTSGKEFGLSSSSYNWRNEGYKYPIYSFGGGATWTVTPKILVDSRYGFNANNLIQFLQPSVPTLNARYDPSSVIGWQPGQEGYVPSGWFNQDPNDVYATTENFQKKLSWTTVGSTTFNLGGVHNFKAGYIWERWALDVASAHVYDYMRFAWGRPYNSLAGQRTSSCVGPDGNTYDPCGYVEVRSPFGELAKLHTDHNAFFFQDSWTILNRLTVNPGIRFESEEIPSFSSIPQYQHAAVKWGYGDKIAPRLGASFDLLGNGKAKIYGSWGMFYDQMKLTMAEGSFGGFKWHSQYYLLNTDAANNWFRMGQAHAADGFSPNCTGSLTGGSTTCDPYPVPTATGLGTPLQFVEDRDWRLPSFDTLDPAIKPMRMQNATLGTEWQLPQNWIFSFQFVHKQLDRTIEDVGVLTSVGELYYITNPGFGYSVSKLQAIDLPPTPKAKRNYNAGEFRIRRPFAERWMTDFSYTYSRLYGNYGGLASSDEDTSTSIGGGRTDPNVERYFDEWYLSYQANNGKLAYGPLNTDRPHQFKFNGTYQLPKNLPQISAFFTLQSGAPITTIATVENSEMIMNGRGDLGRLPWFSQTDLSLRQVFKPFKSESKSIEFNVNVLNLFNQKTVLHRYRNITQGSLQYGYPFPTENGYGANWAAGIDLDILDATGEIVPVPTVNEFLGHGWNGSGDWMTSLTAYNAANGGTIIDPRFNKNDLWQLPTSVRLGLRFVF, translated from the coding sequence ATGAGACTTAGTAAGGGCTACGCAGTCGTACTCGCGCTGCTTGCGTTATGTCTGGTTGCGGTACCGCTGGCAGCTCAGCAGTTAACCGGCGATCTAGTGGTTAAAGCAGTCGACCCTTCGAAGGCTGTGATTCCAGATGCGAAAGTGACGGTCTCCTCGCCATCTCTAATCCGACCCATCGAGGGCACAACCGATTCCGCGGGCTTGTTCTTTGCCCGTAATCTGCCGTCTGGAACGTACAGAGTCATCGTGGAAAAGAGCGGCTTCAAGCATGCCCTGCAGGAGAATGTGAGGGTAGAAGTCGGCAAGTCTTACTCGATTGACATGCCCATGGAGGTAGGCGCGATTTCGGAGACGATTGAAGTCAGCGCGAACGCCGTGCAGATTGATACCGTGAAAAGCGAATCTGCACAGGTGTATCAGGGCGAGTCTCTTACCCTCCTCCCGGGGGCGCGCAGCGCCGACGATTTCGTTAGATTGGCTCCGAGCGTTAACCAGGAGACGTTCGCCGGCGGAATTTCCGTTGATGGCGCCTCGGGTTCAGAGAATCAGTTCTACGTCGACGGTGTCACGACGTCGAACATCTTCAATGGCCTGAATAACCAGACGGTGAGAACCGAAGTCGTCCAGGAAATGCAGGTCAAGACCGGCGGGTATGAAGCCGAGTTTGGCGGTGCGATGGGCGGCGTGGTTTCAGTTGTTACGAAGAGCGGTTCCAACGATTTCCACGGGATGGGCTACTACTATTACACGGGCAGCGGATTGAGTGGGTGTTTCCTAAACTTCTCAGGTGATTCGACGGGTGGTGGATATAATTGCCACCGCGTCTATGTAGACCCAGTGGACTCCACAAAGGTCGCCGACAGGACATTTGGGAGCGACCATTTCACTTCCAATGAAATTGGCTTCAATGTGGGTGGTCCGATTTGGAAGGATAAGGCGTGGTTTTTTGTAAATGCAAACCCTACGTTCAACAACATCTCGCGTAAGACTATGTTGGACGATGGCGTGCAGCAGGAATTCCAACAGAAAAGGACGCGTCGCGCTGGACTGGCAAAGATCGATCTTCAGCCGTTCCAAAAGCTGCGCCTGTTCCTTAACTATTCACAGGATACCTTCCGCTACGTAGGTGGTCTGCCGAGCTACATAACTTATGTAGACCCGACGAGTGGTAAGGAATTTGGTCTAAGTTCTTCCAGCTACAACTGGCGGAATGAAGGCTACAAATATCCGATATACAGCTTTGGCGGCGGAGCCACGTGGACAGTTACTCCGAAGATCCTGGTCGATAGCCGCTATGGCTTCAACGCCAACAATCTGATCCAGTTCCTCCAGCCGAGCGTACCGACACTGAACGCCCGCTACGATCCCAGTTCGGTGATTGGTTGGCAGCCCGGCCAGGAAGGATATGTTCCCAGCGGGTGGTTCAACCAGGATCCCAATGATGTCTACGCAACGACCGAGAATTTCCAGAAGAAGCTCAGCTGGACCACGGTCGGCAGCACGACTTTCAATCTTGGTGGAGTGCATAACTTCAAGGCTGGATATATCTGGGAACGTTGGGCACTGGATGTTGCCAGTGCACACGTCTACGACTATATGAGATTCGCGTGGGGCCGCCCCTACAACAGCCTCGCCGGACAGCGCACCAGCTCTTGTGTAGGTCCAGATGGAAACACTTATGACCCGTGCGGTTATGTTGAAGTCCGCTCGCCGTTTGGCGAACTCGCAAAACTGCATACCGATCACAATGCGTTCTTCTTCCAGGATTCGTGGACGATTTTGAATCGGCTCACGGTTAATCCCGGCATCCGTTTCGAATCGGAAGAGATTCCTTCGTTTAGCTCGATACCGCAGTACCAACATGCTGCCGTGAAGTGGGGATATGGTGACAAGATTGCTCCTCGTCTCGGAGCATCGTTCGACCTGTTAGGGAACGGCAAAGCGAAGATCTACGGTAGCTGGGGTATGTTCTACGACCAAATGAAGCTGACCATGGCGGAAGGCTCGTTTGGCGGCTTCAAGTGGCACAGCCAGTATTACCTGCTGAATACGGATGCGGCTAACAATTGGTTCAGAATGGGTCAAGCGCATGCCGCAGACGGCTTCTCTCCGAATTGCACCGGTTCGCTCACGGGTGGGAGCACCACCTGCGATCCCTACCCAGTGCCAACGGCGACAGGCCTCGGAACCCCGTTACAGTTTGTCGAAGACCGCGATTGGCGCTTACCCTCGTTCGACACCCTCGATCCTGCTATCAAGCCGATGCGAATGCAGAACGCGACGCTTGGAACGGAATGGCAATTGCCGCAGAACTGGATTTTCAGCTTCCAGTTCGTGCACAAACAGCTTGACCGTACAATTGAAGACGTCGGCGTCCTGACCTCGGTAGGTGAGCTGTACTACATCACTAACCCTGGGTTCGGATACTCGGTTTCGAAACTTCAGGCTATCGACCTTCCGCCGACTCCGAAGGCGAAGCGCAACTACAACGCGGGTGAGTTCCGTATCCGGAGACCGTTCGCCGAACGCTGGATGACCGACTTCAGCTACACCTATAGTCGGCTGTATGGCAATTACGGCGGATTGGCCAGTTCAGACGAAGATACCTCTACCTCCATCGGTGGAGGCCGTACCGATCCAAACGTCGAGCGGTATTTCGACGAGTGGTACCTGAGCTACCAGGCTAATAACGGGAAACTAGCGTACGGTCCGTTGAATACCGACCGTCCGCACCAGTTCAAGTTCAACGGCACGTACCAATTGCCGAAGAACCTGCCACAGATTAGCGCCTTCTTTACCTTGCAGAGTGGCGCCCCAATCACGACCATCGCGACCGTCGAGAACTCCGAGATGATCATGAATGGCCGTGGCGATTTGGGCCGTCTGCCTTGGTTCTCGCAAACGGACCTTTCGCTTCGACAGGTCTTCAAGCCGTTCAAGAGTGAATCGAAGAGTATTGAATTCAACGTGAACGTGCTGAATCTGTTCAATCAGAAGACTGTGTTGCATCGCTACCGCAACATTACCCAGGGCTCACTTCAGTACGGTTATCCCTTTCCGACGGAGAATGGATACGGAGCTAACTGGGCGGCAGGAATCGATCTAGACATCCTCGACGCGACCGGAGAAATCGTTCCGGTTCCAACCGTGAATGAGTTCCTCGGACACGGCTGGAATGGATCTGGAGACTGGATGACATCGCTGACAGCGTATAACGCCGCTAATGGTGGCACTATCATCGATCCACGCTTCAACAAGAATGACCTCTGGCAGCTGCCAACCTCAGTGCGCCTCGGTCTTCGCTTTGTCTTCTGA
- the murA gene encoding UDP-N-acetylglucosamine 1-carboxyvinyltransferase: protein MDKFVVRGGNPLLGTVKISGAKNAALPAMAAALLTEEPVILENIPQVRDIETERRLLSAMGAEVELGYGRAQHRTTICTRNLSHNPEASYELVKTMRASTLVLGPLVARMGFARVSMPGGCAIGARPIDLHIKGLERLGAKITQEHGYVEARAERLKGNRIVFDKITVTGTEDLLMAATLAEGETVMENCAREPEVTDLANLLIKMGARIEGHGTSTIRIHGVERLSGARHRIIPDRIEAATFIIAAALTGGDLIVSACDPSHQTALLQKLEETGVRVRPNGDSIRIIGDGPLKPADMDTEEYPGFPTDVQAQYMALCTQAEGTSIITENIFENRFMHVLELVRMGANIKVEGRRAIVRGKTPLSGAAVLASDLRASASLVLAALVADGETIIDRVYHIDRGYERIEEKLRGVGAQMKRIGEMLPKRQASSVIA from the coding sequence ATGGATAAGTTCGTAGTTCGCGGCGGCAATCCCCTTCTCGGCACGGTAAAGATCAGCGGCGCAAAGAACGCCGCGCTGCCCGCCATGGCTGCCGCTTTGCTCACCGAAGAACCCGTCATCCTCGAAAATATTCCCCAAGTGCGCGACATCGAGACCGAGCGCCGCCTGCTCTCCGCCATGGGCGCCGAAGTCGAACTCGGGTACGGACGCGCCCAGCACCGCACCACCATCTGCACCCGCAATCTCAGCCACAATCCCGAAGCCAGTTATGAGCTCGTGAAGACGATGCGCGCCTCCACGCTCGTCCTCGGACCGCTCGTCGCGCGCATGGGTTTCGCCCGCGTCTCCATGCCCGGCGGCTGCGCTATCGGCGCCCGCCCCATCGATCTTCACATCAAGGGCCTTGAACGCCTCGGCGCAAAAATCACGCAAGAGCACGGCTATGTCGAAGCCCGTGCCGAGCGCCTCAAGGGAAACCGCATCGTCTTCGACAAGATCACCGTCACGGGCACCGAAGACCTGCTCATGGCCGCCACCCTCGCCGAAGGCGAGACCGTCATGGAGAACTGCGCTCGAGAGCCCGAAGTCACCGACCTCGCGAACCTTCTGATCAAAATGGGCGCCCGCATCGAAGGCCACGGCACCTCGACCATTCGCATCCATGGCGTCGAAAGACTTTCCGGCGCGCGTCACCGCATCATCCCCGACCGCATCGAAGCCGCAACCTTCATCATTGCCGCCGCACTCACCGGCGGAGACCTTATCGTCAGCGCCTGCGACCCCTCGCACCAGACCGCGCTTCTGCAAAAACTCGAAGAAACCGGCGTCCGGGTCCGCCCCAACGGCGACAGCATCCGCATCATCGGCGATGGCCCGCTCAAGCCCGCCGATATGGACACCGAAGAGTATCCCGGCTTCCCCACCGACGTTCAGGCGCAATACATGGCGCTCTGCACCCAGGCCGAAGGCACATCCATCATTACCGAAAACATTTTCGAAAACCGCTTCATGCACGTCCTCGAACTCGTGCGCATGGGCGCCAACATCAAGGTCGAAGGCCGCCGCGCCATCGTCCGCGGCAAAACACCTCTCAGCGGCGCCGCCGTCCTCGCCAGCGATCTCCGCGCCTCCGCCTCGCTCGTCCTCGCCGCTCTCGTCGCCGACGGCGAAACCATCATCGACCGCGTCTACCACATCGACCGCGGCTACGAGCGCATCGAAGAAAAGCTCCGAGGCGTCGGTGCCCAAATGAAGCGCATCGGCGAAATGCTCCCCAAACGCCAAGCCAGTAGCGTAATTGCCTGA
- the rpsO gene encoding 30S ribosomal protein S15, with the protein MLAREQKANIITKYATHANDTGSPEVQIAILSERIGQLTDHFRTHQKDHASRRGLLMMVSKRRRLLNYLKKYDTERYKTVISKLGIRK; encoded by the coding sequence GTGTTAGCACGAGAGCAGAAGGCCAACATCATTACGAAGTACGCCACCCACGCAAATGATACGGGAAGCCCGGAAGTACAGATCGCGATTTTGAGCGAGAGGATTGGGCAGCTTACGGATCATTTCCGCACGCACCAGAAGGACCATGCGTCCCGCCGCGGTCTTCTGATGATGGTCAGCAAGCGGCGTCGTTTGCTGAACTATCTGAAGAAGTACGACACCGAACGTTATAAGACGGTCATTTCGAAGCTGGGCATTCGCAAGTAA
- the murQ gene encoding N-acetylmuramic acid 6-phosphate etherase, translating to MTPKNTRLLHMPPLTELRELGTEIPNPHSVDLDKKSALEIAQIINAEDQKVAKAVAKQLPAIAKAMDIVAHAFENGGRLIYVGTGTSGRLGALDSSECVPTFNVPPRLVQYLIAGGDYALGHATEVSEDSTEMGEHDMASKKPTKKDVVIGLAVSGRTPYTLGALAYARRKRATTIAITANPGTPITKLASHSIVVGVGPEVLAGSSRMKAGTMQKMVLNMITTGAFTRMGYVYSNLMVNLHLKNRKLTERGIGILQQLTGLDRESAVDALQAAGGSVPVALVMLEAGVPRIDAEKRLKKAKGNVRKAIGKLKPVSK from the coding sequence GTGACCCCTAAGAACACACGACTCCTGCATATGCCGCCGCTCACCGAACTTCGCGAGCTAGGCACCGAAATCCCAAACCCCCACTCCGTCGACCTCGACAAGAAGTCCGCCCTCGAAATCGCGCAGATCATCAACGCCGAAGACCAGAAGGTTGCGAAAGCCGTCGCCAAACAATTACCCGCAATCGCGAAGGCGATGGATATAGTCGCCCACGCATTCGAGAACGGCGGCCGACTCATTTACGTCGGCACCGGCACCAGCGGACGCCTCGGCGCGCTCGACTCGTCCGAGTGCGTGCCCACCTTCAACGTCCCGCCGCGGCTCGTTCAGTACCTCATCGCCGGCGGTGACTACGCTCTCGGGCACGCAACTGAAGTCAGCGAGGACTCCACAGAGATGGGCGAACACGACATGGCCAGCAAGAAGCCGACGAAAAAAGATGTCGTCATCGGCCTCGCCGTCAGCGGCCGAACCCCCTACACCCTCGGCGCGCTCGCATACGCCCGCCGCAAGCGTGCGACGACCATCGCCATCACCGCCAACCCCGGCACTCCGATCACTAAGCTCGCATCGCACAGCATCGTTGTCGGCGTCGGCCCTGAAGTCCTCGCCGGCTCCTCGCGCATGAAGGCCGGAACCATGCAGAAGATGGTGCTCAATATGATCACCACCGGCGCTTTCACGCGCATGGGCTACGTCTACAGCAACCTGATGGTCAACCTGCACTTGAAGAACCGCAAGCTGACCGAGCGCGGCATCGGCATCCTCCAGCAACTCACCGGGCTGGACCGCGAATCCGCCGTCGATGCCCTTCAAGCCGCCGGCGGCAGCGTCCCCGTTGCTTTAGTCATGCTCGAAGCGGGAGTGCCCCGAATAGACGCGGAAAAGAGATTGAAGAAGGCAAAGGGCAACGTCAGGAAGGCGATCGGAAAGTTGAAGCCTGTGTCGAAGTAG
- the pnp gene encoding polyribonucleotide nucleotidyltransferase: MKQEASVTLADGKIISFETGKLAKQAHGSAVVRMGDNVILATACANAEPRAGIDFFPLTVDYREYTYAGGRIPGGFIKREGRPSEREILTSRQIDRPIRPLFPEGFRCETQVIAFVLSADTQNDPDVVAINGASAALALSDIPFAGPIGAVRVGLVDGKFISNPTYDEQRNGKLSLMVVGTAEGIVMIEAGANEVDEEKVVDAIEFAHEEIKKICAVISELAQRAGKPKRALEPVVIDEAYVSDLRSKIGAQLTDALDTQKYPKLESYAKVKAIKDELKAALPEEDEEGRAKVSKYYEILRERIFREQVTKDKRRPDGRAFDEIRSIWIEAGVLPRTHGSAIFTRGETQALVTTTLGTSDDMQRMERFEGESKKRFMLHYNFPPFSVGEVSFLRGAGRREIGHGALAERSLAAVLPSEEDFPYAIRVVSDILESNGSSSMASVCGGSLSLMDAGVPLRSAVAGVAMGLVKEGDDYAILTDIAGAEDHYGDMDFKVAGTSDGITALQMDIKIMGITPQIMREALAQAKRGRMFILDKMNEVITSGRTKVSEYAPRFYTLQIPPDKIRDLIGPGGKVIRGIVDATGVKIDVEDSGKVQVASSDSAAADKAIQMITEITATAEVGKTYLGKVTRLAEFGAFVEIIPGTDGLLHISEVAEHRVKDIKDELREGDQVLVKVLAVEGNRIRLSRKAILKEQRAKMAAAQGAGEQQHHPAAGETTVNVDSDGAAEGAGGPVTFEGGHEDADVEEPNFNRIDAEPAHRGAPGGDRGDRGPRGDRGPRRGGPGGGRGGRGGGRGRGGPRGPRR; the protein is encoded by the coding sequence ATGAAGCAGGAAGCATCCGTTACCCTCGCTGACGGAAAAATAATCTCCTTTGAAACTGGAAAATTGGCGAAGCAGGCGCATGGAAGCGCCGTGGTTCGCATGGGCGACAACGTGATTCTCGCGACCGCGTGCGCGAACGCAGAGCCACGGGCGGGCATCGACTTTTTCCCGCTGACCGTGGATTATCGCGAGTACACCTACGCCGGCGGCAGAATCCCCGGCGGTTTTATCAAGCGCGAAGGGCGTCCGTCCGAGCGCGAAATTCTCACCAGCCGACAGATCGACCGTCCGATCCGCCCGCTGTTCCCGGAAGGCTTCCGGTGCGAGACACAGGTCATCGCCTTCGTTCTCTCGGCGGATACGCAGAACGATCCCGACGTGGTTGCGATCAATGGCGCCTCAGCCGCGCTAGCGCTGTCGGATATTCCGTTTGCGGGACCGATTGGCGCCGTACGCGTGGGTCTTGTAGACGGCAAGTTCATTTCGAACCCAACCTACGACGAGCAGCGCAACGGCAAGTTGAGCCTGATGGTTGTGGGCACGGCGGAAGGCATCGTGATGATTGAGGCCGGCGCGAACGAAGTTGACGAGGAGAAGGTCGTCGACGCGATCGAGTTCGCGCACGAGGAGATCAAGAAGATCTGCGCCGTGATTAGTGAACTGGCGCAGCGGGCAGGGAAGCCGAAGCGCGCGCTGGAACCGGTAGTGATCGATGAAGCGTATGTCAGCGATCTGCGCTCAAAGATTGGCGCGCAACTTACAGACGCGCTCGACACCCAGAAATACCCGAAGCTGGAGAGCTACGCCAAGGTCAAGGCGATCAAGGATGAGTTGAAGGCTGCGCTGCCCGAAGAAGACGAAGAGGGTCGCGCGAAGGTGTCGAAGTATTACGAAATCCTTCGCGAGCGGATTTTCCGCGAGCAGGTAACGAAGGACAAGCGGCGTCCGGATGGACGGGCGTTCGACGAGATCCGGTCGATCTGGATCGAGGCTGGAGTTCTGCCTCGTACGCACGGTTCGGCGATTTTCACCCGCGGCGAAACGCAGGCGTTGGTCACGACCACACTCGGCACCAGCGACGACATGCAGAGGATGGAGCGCTTCGAGGGCGAATCGAAGAAGCGGTTCATGCTGCACTACAACTTCCCGCCGTTCTCGGTCGGCGAAGTTTCGTTCCTGCGCGGCGCGGGACGGCGCGAGATCGGACACGGCGCACTGGCGGAGCGTTCGCTGGCGGCAGTGCTGCCGTCGGAAGAAGATTTCCCGTACGCAATCCGCGTTGTCTCCGACATCCTGGAGTCGAACGGATCGTCATCGATGGCGTCGGTTTGCGGCGGTTCGCTGAGCCTGATGGATGCGGGCGTTCCGTTGCGCTCAGCAGTTGCCGGCGTGGCGATGGGATTGGTTAAGGAAGGCGATGATTACGCCATCCTGACTGACATCGCGGGCGCGGAAGACCATTACGGCGACATGGACTTCAAGGTGGCCGGGACGTCAGACGGTATTACCGCGTTGCAAATGGACATCAAGATCATGGGCATCACGCCGCAGATCATGCGCGAGGCGCTGGCCCAGGCGAAGCGCGGACGGATGTTCATTCTCGACAAAATGAACGAGGTGATCACCAGCGGGCGCACGAAGGTGAGCGAGTACGCACCACGGTTCTACACGCTGCAGATTCCGCCGGACAAGATTCGCGACCTGATCGGGCCGGGAGGCAAGGTCATCCGCGGCATCGTGGATGCGACGGGCGTGAAGATCGACGTCGAGGACAGCGGCAAGGTGCAGGTGGCGTCGTCGGATTCCGCGGCGGCCGACAAGGCGATCCAGATGATCACGGAGATCACGGCGACGGCCGAGGTAGGGAAGACGTACCTCGGAAAAGTCACGCGGCTGGCGGAGTTCGGCGCATTTGTCGAGATCATTCCGGGCACGGATGGGTTGCTGCATATCTCGGAAGTCGCTGAACATCGCGTGAAGGACATCAAAGATGAGCTTCGCGAGGGCGATCAAGTCCTGGTGAAGGTTCTGGCGGTGGAAGGCAATCGCATCCGGTTATCGCGCAAAGCGATTTTGAAAGAGCAGCGTGCGAAGATGGCGGCGGCACAGGGTGCCGGCGAGCAGCAGCACCATCCAGCGGCCGGCGAGACGACTGTGAACGTGGATTCCGACGGCGCAGCGGAAGGCGCGGGTGGCCCGGTGACGTTCGAGGGCGGTCACGAAGACGCCGATGTCGAAGAGCCGAACTTCAACCGAATCGACGCGGAGCCGGCACATCGCGGCGCTCCGGGCGGCGATCGCGGAGATCGTGGACCGCGAGGCGATCGTGGGCCTCGACGCGGCGGACCAGGCGGCGGACGCGGTGGACGCGGCGGCGGTCGTGGAAGAGGGGGACCGCGGGGACCGAGACGGTAG